The Opitutales bacterium ASA1 genome window below encodes:
- a CDS encoding sigma-54 dependent transcriptional regulator, with translation MTPTPSYSPTLLLVDDVPANLAVLSDLLEPEGYQLVCATSGADALRLARRARPTLVLLDVVMPGLDGFAVCRELRRDPTLAEIPVVFITGRNEARALSEGFRAGAVDYIVKPFDADEVLARVRTHVGLARARCELAQKNRELAERVAELREAVASREAAEAAQREAHDRLSVLTAREERRWNIAGLLGRSPTLAAMLREVERLQAFGRVGVLLVGETGTGKELVARALHNGSPRASGPFIPVNCAALPAELIESMFFGHVKGAFTGATTDRKGFFELANGGTLFLDEIGDMPVVLQAKLLRVLEDGRVTPVGAAAEKQVDVRVVAATNAALEARIAAGSFRRDLYFRLARTTLRLPPLRDRKDDIPILAAHFIQRSAEDLGLAQAPGISPAALAALAAYDFPGNVRELRNLLENAVIASSGTTIQPGHLRLGFDSPTRIADHLESPPVTPTPPETAAEDPVPTTSADEIPLNLEAAERILIQRALAEAGGNIAEASRLLGVHRSRIYRVLGELETVAR, from the coding sequence ATGACCCCGACCCCATCATACTCTCCGACCCTCCTACTGGTCGACGACGTCCCTGCCAATCTCGCCGTTCTCTCCGACCTGCTCGAGCCGGAAGGTTATCAACTCGTCTGCGCCACCTCCGGTGCCGACGCCCTGCGACTCGCTCGCCGCGCCCGACCGACCTTGGTCCTGCTCGACGTCGTCATGCCCGGCCTCGACGGCTTCGCCGTCTGCCGCGAACTGCGCCGCGACCCCACGCTCGCCGAGATCCCCGTCGTCTTCATCACTGGCCGCAACGAGGCCCGCGCCCTCAGCGAAGGCTTTCGCGCCGGCGCCGTGGACTACATCGTGAAACCCTTCGACGCCGACGAAGTCCTCGCCCGCGTCCGCACCCACGTCGGCCTCGCTCGCGCCCGCTGCGAACTCGCCCAGAAAAACCGCGAACTCGCCGAACGTGTCGCCGAACTACGCGAAGCCGTCGCCAGCCGCGAAGCCGCCGAAGCCGCCCAACGCGAAGCCCACGACCGCCTCTCCGTCCTCACCGCGCGCGAAGAACGCCGGTGGAACATCGCCGGACTCCTCGGTCGCAGCCCCACGCTCGCCGCCATGCTCCGCGAAGTGGAGCGTCTGCAGGCCTTCGGCCGCGTCGGCGTCCTGCTCGTCGGAGAGACCGGCACCGGCAAGGAACTCGTCGCCCGCGCTCTCCACAACGGCAGCCCGCGTGCCTCCGGTCCATTCATCCCCGTGAATTGCGCTGCCCTGCCCGCCGAATTGATCGAATCGATGTTCTTCGGCCACGTGAAGGGCGCGTTCACCGGTGCCACCACCGACCGCAAGGGCTTCTTCGAACTGGCCAACGGCGGCACGCTCTTCCTCGACGAGATCGGCGACATGCCCGTCGTCCTCCAAGCCAAACTCCTCCGCGTGCTCGAAGACGGCCGCGTCACCCCCGTCGGTGCCGCGGCCGAGAAACAGGTCGACGTCCGCGTCGTCGCCGCCACCAACGCCGCCCTCGAGGCCCGCATCGCCGCCGGCTCGTTTCGCCGCGACCTCTACTTCCGCCTCGCCCGAACCACTCTTCGCCTCCCGCCCCTCCGCGACCGCAAGGACGACATCCCCATTCTCGCCGCCCACTTCATCCAACGCTCCGCGGAAGACCTCGGTCTCGCGCAAGCCCCCGGCATCTCGCCCGCCGCACTCGCCGCTCTCGCCGCCTACGACTTCCCCGGCAACGTCCGCGAACTGCGCAATCTCCTCGAAAACGCCGTCATCGCCTCCTCCGGCACCACCATCCAGCCCGGCCACCTCCGCCTCGGATTCGATTCCCCGACCCGAATCGCGGACCACCTCGAGTCGCCCCCCGTCACACCCACCCCACCGGAAACAGCGGCCGAAGACCCCGTGCCGACCACTTCCGCCGACGAGATCCCCCTCAACCTCGAAGCCGCCGAGCGCATCCTCATCCAACGCGCTCTCGCCGAAGCCGGTGGAAACATCGCCGAAGCCTCCCGCCTCCTCGGCGTCCACCGCTCACGCATCTACCGCGTCCTCGGCGAACTCGAAACCGTCGCTCGCTGA
- a CDS encoding SDR family oxidoreductase: MSTILITGAYRGLGFAAAKQLLRDGHTVVVTARELSKAERAAAELGARAHAVHLDVSDAVSVGVAAQEVARSVGSLDALINNAAVLLDGQTPLLELDPDVLRQTLDTNVVGALRAVQGLLPLLRKSKQPRIVNVSSGGGQFEGNSGGWAPTYCTSKSALNMLTVQLATALPDFCVNAVCPGWCRTEMGGAAADRSPEEGADTIAWLATESPFSDSGGFYRDRARIAW, translated from the coding sequence GTGAGCACGATCCTGATCACCGGAGCCTACCGCGGACTCGGCTTCGCCGCCGCGAAACAACTGCTCCGCGACGGACACACCGTCGTCGTCACCGCGCGCGAGCTGTCCAAGGCCGAGCGGGCCGCGGCCGAACTCGGCGCGCGCGCTCACGCCGTCCATCTCGACGTGAGCGACGCCGTTTCCGTCGGGGTCGCCGCCCAAGAAGTCGCCCGAAGCGTGGGCAGCCTCGACGCGTTGATCAACAACGCCGCCGTCTTGCTCGACGGACAAACCCCGCTGCTCGAACTCGATCCCGACGTGCTCCGACAAACGCTCGATACGAACGTCGTCGGCGCACTCCGCGCCGTGCAGGGACTGCTTCCCCTGCTCCGCAAATCGAAGCAGCCGCGCATCGTCAACGTCTCCAGCGGAGGCGGGCAGTTCGAGGGAAACAGCGGCGGCTGGGCACCCACCTACTGCACGAGCAAGAGCGCGCTCAACATGCTCACCGTGCAGCTCGCGACCGCACTTCCCGATTTCTGCGTCAACGCCGTCTGCCCGGGCTGGTGCCGTACGGAGATGGGCGGCGCTGCGGCCGACCGCTCGCCCGAAGAAGGTGCCGACACGATCGCATGGCTGGCGACCGAATCCCCGTTTTCCGACTCCGGCGGCTTCTACCGCGACCGCGCCCGCATCGCTTGGTGA
- a CDS encoding VOC family protein, whose translation MVEPAVPTAKSLPAMSTSLSYPSLSAGIAVGDGAAAIDYYVRVLGFTERFRLLDPLSGKVGHAELEHGDSLLMLADEYPQYNKTPRTLGGTSVKLSLMVSDVDSVAARAVEHGGEMLMPPTDMFYGFRSATVRDPFGHEWSLGCKVEDVSVEEMNRRWKAMSAVPESDSGGNAS comes from the coding sequence ATGGTCGAACCTGCGGTCCCGACCGCGAAATCGCTGCCGGCCATGTCGACCTCCCTCAGTTATCCCTCCCTCTCCGCCGGCATCGCCGTCGGCGACGGCGCTGCCGCGATCGATTATTACGTCCGCGTCTTGGGATTCACCGAACGCTTCCGTCTCCTCGATCCACTGTCTGGAAAAGTGGGCCACGCCGAGCTCGAGCACGGCGACTCGTTGCTCATGCTCGCCGACGAGTATCCGCAGTACAACAAAACTCCACGTACCCTCGGCGGCACGAGCGTGAAGCTGTCGTTGATGGTGAGCGACGTCGACTCGGTCGCGGCCCGCGCCGTCGAACACGGCGGCGAGATGCTCATGCCGCCCACCGACATGTTCTACGGCTTCCGCAGCGCGACCGTGCGCGATCCCTTCGGCCACGAATGGAGTCTCGGCTGCAAGGTGGAGGATGTCTCGGTCGAGGAGATGAACCGGCGCTGGAAAGCCATGTCGGCGGTGCCCGAAAGCGACTCCGGAGGGAACGCGTCGTGA
- the thiC gene encoding phosphomethylpyrimidine synthase ThiC has translation MKPTSSPASGPDIPSSSDRLPASTRVYVEGKLHPDVRVPMREIALTQTRRFDGTLEDNEPVRVYDCSGPWGDPAFEGDVTQGLPALRAKWVRDRGDVEEYAGRSVQPMDNGYLSSKHAEYASKAERNRLVEFPGLKRKTLRARAGKPVTQLSYARRGIITPEMEFIAIRENQGLEKLREQLSVGGVRNELTHRHPGTGETAERDPKNPFVPSIFRNFPQRIPKIITPEFVRDEVAAGRAIIPCNINHPELEPMIIGRNFLVKINANIGNSAVASSIDEEVEKMRWATKWGADTVMDLSTGKNIHATREWILRNSPVPIGTVPIYQALEKVNGKAEALTWEIFRDTLIEQAEQGVDYFTIHAGVLLRFVPLTARRMTGIVSRGGSIMAKWCLAHHRENFLYTHWDEICEIMAAYDISFSIGDGLRPGSIADANDEAQFGELKVQGELTERAWARGVQVMNEGPGHVPMHLIEENMAKQLEWCREAPFYTLGPLTTDIAPGYDHITSGIGAAMIGWYGCAMLCYVTPKEHLGLPNKKDVKDGVIAYKIAAHAADIAKGHPGAQYRDNALSKARFEFRWEDQFNLGLDPVTAREFHDETLPQEGAKTAHFCSMCGPNFCSMKITEDVRKYAAAHGVTDRDALHLGMEEKAKEFVEKGAEVYAKA, from the coding sequence ATGAAGCCGACCTCCTCCCCCGCCTCCGGGCCCGACATCCCTTCCAGCAGTGATCGCCTGCCGGCCTCCACCCGCGTCTACGTGGAAGGGAAACTCCATCCCGACGTCCGTGTGCCCATGCGCGAGATCGCGCTCACGCAGACGCGTCGCTTCGACGGCACGCTGGAGGACAACGAGCCCGTGCGCGTCTACGACTGCTCCGGCCCATGGGGCGATCCAGCCTTCGAAGGCGACGTCACCCAAGGCCTGCCTGCGCTCCGCGCGAAATGGGTCCGCGACCGCGGCGACGTCGAGGAATACGCCGGCCGCAGCGTCCAGCCCATGGACAACGGCTACCTCTCCTCCAAGCACGCCGAATACGCCAGCAAGGCCGAACGCAACCGTCTCGTCGAGTTTCCCGGCCTGAAGCGCAAAACCCTCCGCGCCCGTGCCGGCAAGCCCGTGACGCAACTCTCCTACGCGCGCCGTGGAATCATCACGCCCGAGATGGAGTTCATCGCCATCCGCGAGAACCAGGGCCTCGAAAAGCTCCGCGAGCAACTCTCCGTCGGCGGCGTCCGCAACGAACTCACCCACCGCCACCCCGGCACGGGCGAGACCGCCGAGCGCGACCCGAAGAATCCCTTCGTCCCCTCGATCTTCCGCAACTTCCCGCAGCGTATCCCGAAAATCATTACGCCGGAGTTCGTGCGCGACGAGGTCGCCGCCGGCCGCGCGATCATCCCCTGCAACATCAACCACCCGGAACTCGAGCCGATGATCATCGGCCGCAATTTCCTCGTGAAGATCAACGCCAACATCGGCAACAGCGCCGTGGCGTCTTCGATCGACGAAGAGGTGGAGAAGATGCGTTGGGCCACCAAGTGGGGTGCCGACACCGTGATGGATCTTTCCACCGGCAAGAACATCCACGCCACGCGCGAGTGGATCCTGCGCAACTCCCCCGTGCCCATCGGCACCGTGCCGATTTATCAGGCGCTGGAGAAGGTCAACGGGAAGGCCGAGGCCCTCACGTGGGAGATCTTTCGCGACACCCTGATCGAGCAGGCCGAGCAGGGCGTCGACTACTTCACGATCCACGCCGGCGTGTTGCTGCGTTTCGTGCCGCTCACCGCGCGGCGCATGACCGGCATCGTCAGCCGCGGCGGTTCGATCATGGCCAAGTGGTGCCTCGCCCACCACCGCGAGAATTTCCTCTACACGCACTGGGACGAGATCTGCGAGATCATGGCCGCATACGACATCAGCTTCTCGATCGGCGACGGCCTCCGCCCCGGCTCGATCGCGGACGCGAACGACGAAGCGCAGTTCGGCGAACTCAAGGTCCAGGGCGAGTTGACCGAACGCGCCTGGGCCCGCGGCGTGCAAGTGATGAACGAAGGCCCCGGCCACGTGCCCATGCACCTGATCGAGGAGAACATGGCCAAACAACTCGAGTGGTGCCGCGAAGCCCCCTTCTACACGCTCGGACCGCTCACGACCGACATCGCGCCCGGCTACGACCACATCACCAGCGGCATCGGCGCCGCCATGATCGGCTGGTACGGCTGCGCCATGCTCTGCTACGTCACGCCCAAGGAACACCTCGGCCTCCCCAACAAGAAGGACGTAAAGGACGGCGTCATCGCCTACAAGATCGCCGCCCACGCCGCCGACATCGCCAAGGGTCATCCCGGTGCCCAGTACCGCGACAACGCCCTCTCCAAGGCGCGCTTCGAGTTCCGTTGGGAGGACCAGTTCAACCTCGGTCTCGACCCCGTCACCGCCCGCGAATTCCACGACGAGACGCTTCCGCAGGAAGGTGCCAAGACCGCCCACTTCTGCTCCATGTGCGGACCCAACTTCTGCTCGATGAAGATCACCGAGGACGTCCGCAAGTACGCCGCCGCCCACGGCGTGACCGATCGCGACGCCCTCCACCTCGGCATGGAGGAAAAGGCGAAGGAGTTCGTGGAAAAGGGCGCCGAAGTCTACGCCAAGGCGTGA
- a CDS encoding DEAD/DEAH box helicase, with amino-acid sequence MNTDTSVTFTSLGLSEPILRALGEKNYTHPSPIQARAIPFLLEGRDLLGVAQTGTGKTAAFALPILHRLAASPKPASPGRPRVLILTPTRELAAQIGDNIALYGKHLRMRHTVIFGGVGQQPQVNALRSGVEIVVATPGRLLDLYEQHLIDLNLVEVFVLDEADRMLDMGFAPDVKRVIAKLPRQRQSLLFSATMPPEIGEIARGLLRDPAQVAVTPVASTAERVEQRVCHVADKNDKHRLLVHLLGEHDDGLALVFLRTKHGANRLAERLGRDGIRAAAIHGNKSQSARTRALDDFRQGRTRVLVATDIAARGIDVKGIALVVNFDIPNEPESYVHRIGRTARAGAEGLAISLCDPSERAYLRDIQRLIRQEIAVHQDHPFASKADASPDLREAPARRPQQRPAQQHARPQHARGEERRRGDHPRPSSPARDSGAARPTAAPASAPARPAATAPAPEAPRKSRLFGFRGRR; translated from the coding sequence ATGAACACAGATACGTCCGTCACTTTCACGTCGCTCGGTCTCTCCGAGCCGATTCTTCGCGCCCTCGGCGAAAAGAACTACACCCACCCATCGCCTATTCAGGCACGCGCGATCCCCTTCCTGCTCGAAGGTCGCGACCTCCTCGGCGTCGCTCAGACCGGCACCGGCAAGACCGCCGCCTTCGCGCTCCCCATCCTGCACCGACTCGCCGCGTCGCCCAAGCCCGCTTCTCCGGGTCGCCCTCGAGTGCTCATCCTCACACCCACCCGTGAACTCGCGGCCCAGATCGGCGACAACATCGCCCTCTACGGCAAACACCTCCGCATGCGTCACACCGTCATCTTCGGCGGCGTCGGCCAACAACCGCAGGTCAACGCTCTGCGCTCCGGCGTCGAGATCGTCGTCGCCACTCCGGGCCGCCTGCTCGACCTCTACGAGCAGCACTTGATCGACCTCAATCTCGTCGAGGTGTTCGTCCTCGACGAGGCCGACCGCATGCTCGACATGGGCTTCGCGCCGGACGTGAAGCGCGTGATAGCCAAGCTCCCGCGCCAGCGCCAATCGCTCCTCTTCTCCGCCACGATGCCGCCCGAGATCGGCGAGATCGCACGCGGTCTCCTCCGCGACCCCGCCCAAGTCGCCGTCACGCCCGTCGCCTCCACCGCCGAGCGCGTCGAACAACGTGTCTGCCACGTGGCCGACAAGAACGACAAACATCGCCTCCTCGTCCACCTCCTCGGCGAACACGACGACGGCCTCGCCCTCGTCTTCCTTCGCACGAAGCACGGGGCCAACCGCCTCGCCGAACGCCTCGGCCGCGACGGCATCCGCGCCGCCGCCATCCACGGCAACAAGTCCCAATCCGCCCGCACCCGCGCCCTCGACGATTTCCGCCAAGGTCGCACCCGCGTCCTCGTCGCCACCGATATCGCCGCTCGCGGCATCGACGTGAAGGGCATCGCGCTCGTGGTGAATTTCGACATCCCCAACGAGCCGGAATCCTACGTCCATCGCATCGGCCGCACCGCCCGCGCCGGGGCCGAAGGCCTCGCCATCTCGCTCTGCGACCCGAGCGAACGCGCCTACCTGCGCGACATCCAGCGCCTCATCCGCCAGGAAATCGCCGTCCATCAGGATCATCCGTTCGCCTCCAAAGCCGACGCTTCGCCCGATCTCCGCGAAGCACCCGCCCGTCGTCCGCAGCAACGCCCCGCGCAGCAACACGCCCGCCCGCAGCACGCCCGTGGCGAGGAACGCCGCCGTGGCGACCATCCTCGCCCGTCCAGCCCTGCCCGCGACTCGGGAGCTGCGCGTCCGACCGCTGCCCCGGCATCCGCCCCGGCTCGCCCGGCTGCGACCGCACCGGCACCCGAAGCACCGCGCAAGAGCCGGCTCTTCGGCTTCCGTGGCCGCCGCTGA
- a CDS encoding RNA methyltransferase, with protein sequence MTPEIITSLQNPRVKNLVKLRDRGPRDEQGVFLVEGYRAIQRALEKGARPREVYFAREWFLGENEDELLATAAACGAELVQLGREAFAKVAYRDRPEGLLAVVEQWRASPGDLKLSPVPFLLVVEAIEKPGNLGTILRSADAAGVDAVIVCDPVTDLFNPNVVRSSTGVLFAMPVALATTEEVIAFLREKSIRTAATTPAGDRELYDVDLRGPLAIVMGSEQFGLSRRWLEACEARVRIPMAGQADSLNVAMATIVALFESVRQRRSS encoded by the coding sequence GTGACGCCGGAGATCATCACCAGCCTACAAAACCCCCGGGTGAAGAACCTCGTGAAGCTGCGCGACCGTGGGCCGCGCGACGAGCAAGGGGTGTTTCTCGTCGAGGGTTACCGTGCGATCCAGCGGGCATTGGAGAAGGGAGCCAGGCCGCGCGAAGTGTATTTCGCGAGGGAGTGGTTCTTGGGGGAGAACGAGGACGAGCTGCTCGCGACTGCCGCCGCGTGTGGCGCGGAGCTGGTGCAACTGGGCCGGGAGGCGTTCGCCAAGGTCGCCTACCGCGACCGCCCCGAGGGCTTGCTCGCGGTGGTCGAGCAGTGGCGTGCGTCGCCGGGGGACTTGAAGCTCTCTCCGGTCCCGTTTCTGCTCGTCGTCGAAGCGATCGAGAAGCCGGGAAACTTGGGGACGATCCTCCGCAGCGCGGACGCGGCGGGGGTGGACGCGGTCATCGTCTGCGATCCGGTGACGGATTTGTTCAACCCGAACGTCGTGCGGTCGTCGACCGGTGTTCTCTTCGCGATGCCGGTGGCGCTCGCGACGACCGAGGAGGTGATCGCGTTCTTGCGCGAGAAGAGCATCCGAACCGCGGCGACCACGCCGGCGGGCGATCGGGAGCTCTACGACGTGGATTTGAGGGGACCGCTCGCGATCGTGATGGGGAGCGAGCAGTTCGGACTGAGTCGACGGTGGCTGGAGGCGTGCGAGGCGCGCGTGCGCATCCCGATGGCGGGGCAGGCGGATTCGCTCAACGTGGCGATGGCGACGATCGTGGCCTTGTTCGAGTCGGTGCGGCAGCGACGGAGTTCGTGA
- a CDS encoding YchJ family protein: MSGCPCGSGLEYDACCGAVISGAQPAATAEALMRSRYTAYVVHAYDHLRDSLTEEQRADFSADDAKQWSEGSEWLGFTLLGKVKGEAEDDEGIVEFSARFRNGGKDHEHVEASHFVKRDGRWFYAGMVQTKGTPVRRETPKVGRNDPCPCGSGKKFKRCCGTTAA; this comes from the coding sequence ATGAGTGGATGTCCCTGTGGTTCCGGACTCGAATACGACGCGTGCTGCGGTGCCGTGATTTCCGGCGCGCAGCCTGCCGCGACGGCGGAAGCGTTGATGCGCTCGCGCTACACGGCCTACGTCGTCCACGCCTACGACCACTTGCGCGACAGCTTGACCGAAGAGCAGCGCGCCGACTTCTCCGCCGACGACGCGAAGCAGTGGTCCGAAGGCTCCGAATGGCTCGGATTCACGCTTCTCGGCAAGGTGAAAGGCGAAGCCGAGGACGACGAGGGCATCGTGGAGTTCTCGGCCCGCTTTCGCAACGGGGGCAAGGACCACGAACACGTCGAGGCCAGCCATTTCGTGAAGCGCGACGGACGTTGGTTCTACGCCGGCATGGTACAAACCAAAGGCACCCCCGTCCGACGCGAGACTCCGAAAGTCGGCCGAAACGACCCCTGCCCTTGCGGCAGCGGAAAGAAGTTCAAGCGCTGCTGCGGAACTACGGCCGCCTGA
- a CDS encoding M3 family oligoendopeptidase has protein sequence MEQSSAPAHGATFPFVQRHAMDWKLDDYFPDFDGSEYRTFKKLLGDALAGLAERIEALEGVEPSSFAAWQAVIEGFEDVSRRISHLSSYTSCLSACDAADEHYKREEGALALLESDLQKLDVALAAAFGSARQAHFDAFVARDSVAGAAFAIRRWRERARRLMSMPEETLAAELEVDGLKAWSRLYDTVSGTLEFTYTRADGMEETVPMARRRSLLSHPDRAVRASVFARGNVAWERVAPVCAAALNAIAGARLTLCNRRRQSGFLEPALFEHRIGAASLEALRGALREHAPVTRRMLRLKARGLGLPAIAWYDLEAPTPGLGDGDGARLDWPSAVEHVRRAIGGVYPAFGDFVQEMVDARWIEHSPRRGKRPGAFCTGSALIEQSRIFMTFDGTMGDVVTFAHEAGHAWHSRLLRATRPLARGYPMTLAESASTFAEMLFIDGVLNDPAVDVASKRRILDSQVRQAAGFLLDVPMRYEFEHRFHEERSEGEVSATRLRELMVEAQRALFGDALEQGQEDPLFWASKLHFYIAEVPFYNFPYTVGFLLSRALFARFKQEGASFLPTFETFLARSGSATCEELARDVLGADLESPAFWASAIESTAEIADRMEALLPA, from the coding sequence ATGGAACAATCGTCCGCGCCGGCGCATGGTGCCACCTTTCCCTTCGTTCAACGCCACGCCATGGACTGGAAACTCGACGACTACTTCCCGGACTTCGACGGGAGCGAATACAGAACCTTCAAGAAACTGCTCGGCGACGCACTCGCGGGTCTGGCGGAGCGGATCGAGGCGCTCGAAGGAGTGGAGCCGTCGAGCTTCGCCGCGTGGCAAGCGGTGATCGAGGGATTCGAGGACGTCAGCCGTCGCATCAGCCACCTCTCCTCGTACACGAGTTGCCTCTCGGCGTGCGATGCGGCGGACGAGCACTACAAGCGCGAGGAAGGGGCTCTGGCGTTGCTCGAGTCGGACCTGCAGAAACTCGACGTGGCTCTCGCCGCGGCGTTCGGTTCGGCCCGCCAGGCGCACTTCGACGCCTTCGTGGCGCGCGATTCGGTGGCGGGTGCCGCATTCGCCATCCGACGTTGGCGCGAAAGGGCACGACGGTTGATGTCCATGCCCGAAGAGACGCTCGCCGCCGAGCTGGAGGTGGACGGCCTGAAAGCGTGGTCCCGCCTTTACGACACGGTATCCGGCACCCTCGAATTCACCTACACACGCGCGGACGGCATGGAGGAGACGGTCCCGATGGCGCGGCGGCGATCGCTTCTCTCGCACCCCGATCGCGCGGTGCGTGCCTCGGTCTTCGCGCGAGGCAACGTCGCTTGGGAACGTGTCGCTCCCGTGTGCGCCGCGGCGCTCAACGCCATCGCCGGTGCCCGACTCACGCTCTGTAACCGCCGTCGTCAGAGCGGCTTTCTCGAACCCGCGCTCTTCGAGCACCGGATCGGTGCGGCGTCGCTGGAAGCACTGCGGGGCGCGCTCCGTGAACACGCGCCGGTCACGCGGAGAATGTTGCGTCTGAAAGCGCGGGGACTCGGTCTGCCGGCCATCGCTTGGTACGATCTAGAGGCGCCCACTCCCGGATTGGGCGACGGAGACGGCGCGCGGCTCGACTGGCCGTCGGCCGTCGAGCATGTTCGGCGGGCCATCGGCGGCGTGTATCCGGCTTTTGGAGACTTCGTGCAAGAGATGGTCGACGCACGTTGGATCGAGCACAGTCCACGTCGCGGCAAGCGACCGGGCGCGTTCTGCACGGGATCGGCGCTGATCGAACAATCGCGCATCTTCATGACCTTCGACGGGACGATGGGCGACGTCGTCACCTTCGCCCACGAGGCCGGCCACGCTTGGCATTCGCGTCTGCTGCGGGCCACGCGCCCGCTCGCACGCGGATATCCGATGACCCTTGCGGAGTCGGCCTCGACCTTCGCCGAGATGCTCTTCATCGACGGTGTGCTGAACGATCCGGCGGTCGACGTCGCCTCGAAACGGCGCATCCTCGATTCGCAGGTGCGCCAAGCCGCCGGCTTTCTCTTGGACGTGCCGATGCGATACGAGTTCGAACACCGGTTCCACGAGGAGCGGTCCGAGGGCGAGGTATCCGCCACACGACTACGCGAGCTCATGGTCGAGGCGCAGCGCGCCTTGTTCGGAGACGCGTTGGAGCAAGGGCAGGAGGATCCGCTCTTCTGGGCCTCGAAGCTGCACTTCTACATCGCGGAGGTCCCGTTCTACAACTTCCCCTACACCGTCGGGTTTCTGCTCAGCCGTGCCTTGTTCGCGCGCTTCAAGCAGGAAGGCGCGTCGTTCCTGCCCACGTTCGAGACCTTTCTCGCGCGGAGTGGATCGGCGACGTGCGAAGAACTCGCGCGCGACGTCCTCGGCGCGGATCTCGAGTCGCCGGCGTTCTGGGCGTCCGCGATCGAAAGCACGGCCGAGATCGCAGACCGGATGGAAGCGCTGCTCCCCGCCTGA
- a CDS encoding calcium/sodium antiporter: MSALVPWLLVAAGLFLLFYGGEFLVKGAASLALRLGITPLVVGLTVVAFGTSCPELFVSIRAALEGQGDIAIGNIVGSNISNIGLILALCAAVYPLKVAVQILRFDMPVLLGVSTVFLLMLLDGALSRIEGVVLVVGLLVYLVVVVRMSRKEHRPEIDAEFAEGVPKPAGRAWKEPALILAGLVALAFGARFLIDGASTLARAFGLSEAVIGLTIVSVGTSLPELSTSLVAAFRKEGDIAVGNVVGSNLFNILCIGGLSGALVPFSSPGVGLVDFGVMMAFTIVLLPLMRTGFTIRRWEGLMLVAAYVGYIAWLLAKDQSA; the protein is encoded by the coding sequence ATGTCCGCGCTCGTCCCATGGCTGCTCGTTGCGGCCGGTCTGTTTCTGTTGTTCTACGGCGGGGAGTTCCTCGTCAAGGGAGCCGCAAGCCTCGCGCTTCGCCTCGGCATCACGCCGTTGGTGGTCGGGCTCACGGTGGTCGCTTTCGGCACGAGTTGCCCGGAGCTCTTCGTCAGCATCCGCGCGGCTCTCGAAGGCCAAGGCGACATCGCGATCGGCAACATCGTCGGCTCGAACATCAGCAACATCGGTCTGATCCTCGCACTTTGCGCGGCCGTGTATCCCCTCAAGGTCGCCGTCCAAATCCTGCGTTTCGACATGCCGGTGCTCCTAGGCGTGAGCACCGTGTTTCTGCTGATGCTCCTCGACGGTGCGCTGAGTCGGATCGAGGGAGTCGTCCTCGTCGTCGGACTCCTCGTCTACCTGGTCGTGGTCGTGCGGATGTCGCGCAAGGAACACCGCCCCGAAATCGACGCCGAGTTCGCCGAAGGAGTGCCCAAACCCGCCGGAAGGGCATGGAAGGAGCCGGCCTTGATTCTCGCCGGCCTCGTCGCGCTGGCGTTCGGCGCACGCTTCCTCATCGACGGTGCGTCCACGTTGGCCCGCGCCTTCGGTCTGAGCGAAGCGGTGATCGGACTGACGATCGTTTCCGTCGGGACGAGTCTTCCGGAATTGTCGACGTCGCTCGTCGCCGCGTTTCGAAAGGAGGGCGACATCGCCGTCGGCAACGTCGTCGGTTCGAATCTCTTCAACATCCTGTGCATCGGTGGGCTCTCCGGAGCGCTCGTGCCGTTTTCCTCGCCGGGTGTGGGCTTGGTCGATTTCGGCGTGATGATGGCATTCACGATCGTGCTGCTGCCGTTGATGAGGACGGGCTTCACCATCCGCCGCTGGGAGGGCCTAATGCTCGTCGCCGCCTACGTCGGCTACATCGCCTGGCTGTTGGCGAAAGACCAGAGCGCCTGA
- a CDS encoding low molecular weight phosphatase family protein, with the protein MRHVMFICSGNYYRSRFAEAVFNHHALERGAKWRAFSRGLATHLVFGAGDLSMYTRFALMARDIPLDRTGERPTPVTLPDLEKATLAVALKEAEHRRMMREQFPEWEDRITYWHVHDLDAATPEEALPEIETRVLALLESLAQDDAARAAHA; encoded by the coding sequence ATGCGCCACGTGATGTTCATTTGTTCGGGCAACTACTACCGCAGCCGTTTCGCCGAAGCGGTGTTCAATCACCACGCGTTGGAGCGCGGCGCGAAGTGGCGCGCATTCTCCCGTGGTCTCGCGACGCACCTCGTGTTCGGCGCCGGCGATCTGTCGATGTACACCCGGTTCGCTCTCATGGCGCGCGACATCCCGCTCGATCGCACAGGCGAGCGCCCCACGCCGGTGACCCTCCCGGACTTGGAGAAAGCCACCCTCGCCGTGGCCCTCAAGGAAGCCGAGCATCGCCGCATGATGCGCGAGCAGTTTCCCGAGTGGGAGGACCGCATCACCTACTGGCACGTCCACGATCTCGACGCGGCCACGCCCGAAGAGGCGTTGCCGGAAATCGAAACGCGCGTGCTCGCACTGCTCGAGTCGCTCGCACAAGACGACGCGGCACGCGCCGCTCACGCCTGA